One Nicotiana tomentosiformis chromosome 4, ASM39032v3, whole genome shotgun sequence genomic window carries:
- the LOC104105342 gene encoding protein trichome berefringence-like 7, translating to MVNRLKLSSFGHFRPKDLNFGKLKHCQTWIFHSFNRVLIIGSLLLLFLVAIGSGYFYNTNSFPQPIVLENAGDNRTNTNFSGECNLFVGNWVPDESYPLYNASECPFAEQGFSCLGNGRKDKEYLKWRWKPRNCEIPRFDVHVILKNLRGKRIVFVGDSLSRTQWESMICILMTGVEDKNSVYEVKGRKITRQIRHLQVRFSSFNFTVEFYRSIFLVQPGSPPKRSPKRIKKALMLDKLDDINKEWIDSDILIFNTGHWWTPTKLFELGWYFQIDGKMKLGMTINGAFNKALTTWQSWIENKINSDRTRVFFRTFEATHWSAGPREKCNVTRQPWSDTNGKDKSAFSDMIIDTVKNAAIPVTLLHVTPMGAYRSDAHVGNWSDNPSVPDCSHYCLPGVPDMWNELLFAFLFSEQQYQIH from the exons ATGGTGAATAGGTTGAAGTTGAGTTCTTTTGGCCATTTTAGGCCTAAAGATTTGAACTTTGGCAAGTTGAAGCATTGTCAAACTTGGATTTTTCATTCGTTCAATAGGGTCCTTATAATTGGATCCTTATTATTGTTGTTTCTTGTGGCAATAGGGTCTGGTTATTTCTACAATACAAATTCTTTTCCACAACCAATTGTTCTTGAAAATGCAGGAGATAATAGAACAAATACTAACTTTAGTGGTGAATGCAATTTATTTGTTGGAAATTGGGTGCCTGATGAAAGTTATCCTTTGTACAATGCATCAGAATGCCCATTTGCTGAACAAGGTTTTAGTTGTTTAGGTAATGGTAGGAAGGATAAAGAGTATCTCAAGTGGAGGTGGAAACCTAGGAATTGTGAAATTCCAAGATTTGATGTTCATGTAATCTTGAAAAATTTAAGGGGAAAAAGGATTGTATTTGTTGGTGATTCATTAAGTAGAACTCAATGGGAGTCCATGATATGCATATTGATGACTGGTGTTGAGGACAAGAATAGCGTGTATGAAGTCAAGGGAAGGAAGATCACTAGACAGATTAGGCATTTACAAGTTCGATTTAGTTCCTTTAATTTTACAGTTGAGTTTTATAGGTCAATTTTCCTAGTACAGCCTGGATCGCCACCAAAACGTTCACCAAAGAGGATCAAGAAAGCACTAATGCTTGATAAGTTGGATGATATAAACAAGGAATGGATTGATTCCGATATACTAATCTTTAATACCGGCCATTGGTGGACTCCCACCAAGCTTTTTGAACT GGGCTGGTACTTCCAGATTGACGGAAAGATGAAACTCGGAATGACAATAAATGGTGCCTTCAATAAAGCCTTAACTACTTGGCAATCTTGGATCGAAAATAAGATCAACTCTGATAGAACACGTGTATTCTTTCGGACTTTCGAAGCTACTCATTGGAG TGCTGGACCCCGTGAAAAATGCAACGTGACACGACAGCCCTGGTCGGACACCAACGGCAAGGATAAGAGTGCATTTTCGGACATGATAATTGATACTGTGAAAAATGCAGCAATCCCTGTGACACTGCTGCATGTCACTCCGATGGGGGCATACCGAAGCGATGCACATGTTGGTAATTGGAGTGACAATCCATCAGTTCCAGATTGTAGCCATTACTGCTTACCTGGTGTGCCTGATATGTGGAACGAACTTCTTTTTGCCTTTCTATTTTCGGAACAGCAATATCAGATTCATTAA
- the LOC138910104 gene encoding uncharacterized protein: MANTWYETVLLGRPAGAAPLTWDEFTKLFMNHFLPDSLMQKYARDFERLVQSPDMDVSTYNTKFCKLARYAPYLVPTEEARVQRFVDGLVSRLYTTVAPQMKTLSYSDAVDLARKIENKGRDERAASDLHKKAKT; the protein is encoded by the coding sequence ATGGCCAACACATGGTATGAAACTGTATTGCTAGGAAGGCCAGCAGGAGCAGCACCACTGACATGGGACGAATTCACTAAATTGTTCATGAATCATTTTCTTCCGGATAGCCTGATGCAAAAATATGCTAGAGACTTTGAGAGATTGGTTCAGTCTCCAGATATGGATGTGTCAACATATAACACCAAGTTTTGTAAGCTGGCTAGATATGCTCCGTACTTAGTGCCTACCGAAGAAGCTCGAGTTCAGAGGTTCGTTGATGGATTGGTTAGTCGGTTATACACCACAGTAGCCCCACAGATGAAGACTTTATCCTACTCTGATGCAGTCGACCTTGCTAGAAAAATTGAAAACAAGGGACGTGATGAGCGTGCGGCTAGTGATTTACATAAGAAGGCCAAGACATGA
- the LOC138910105 gene encoding uncharacterized protein, which produces MDKVQLIRQRLLAAQSRQKSYVDKRRRDLAFTIGDKMFLRVSPMKGVVWFGKRGKLSPRFIGPYKILDRVGVMAYCLALPPELSFIHPVFHVSMLRKCISDSSQMLEAPAIPFDEKLSYEEKPMAIVDRQVRKLRSKEIEFVKVLWRNHTVEEATWEVEKDMQAKYPHLFQSTGVN; this is translated from the exons ATGGACAAGGTCCAGTTGATCAGACAGAGATTGCTTGCAGCTCAAAGTAGACAAAAGTCTTATGTTgataagagaagaagagattTAGCGTTCACAATTGGGGACAAAATGTTCCTACGAGTCTCCCCTATGAAAGGTGTAGTGTGGTTTGGGAAaagaggcaagttgagccctaggtttaTAGGACCGTATAAGATACTAGACCGAGTGGGAGTTATGGCTTATTGTTTGGCACTTCCTCCTGAGCTGTCCTttattcatccagtgtttcatgtctcAATGCTAAGGAAATGTATATCAGACTCATCTCAGATGCTTGAAGCACCTGCTATACCGTTTGATGAGAAGTTGTCTTACGAGGAGAAACCGATGGCTATTGTtgataggcaagtaagaaagcTACGGTCAAAAGAGATTGAGTTCGTAAAAGTCTTATGGCGAAATCATACagttgaagaagctacttgggaagtaGAAAAAGATATGCAAGCGAAGTACCCCCATTTGTTTCAGTCTACAG GTGTAAATTAA